Proteins found in one Microbacterium sp. LWS13-1.2 genomic segment:
- the orn gene encoding oligoribonuclease: MVGASENDRLVWIDCEMTGLDLGVDELVEIAVVVTDFELRPLDAGFDVVIRPDDSAMANMNEFVTNMHRSSGLLDEIPHGVSLADAEFQVLEYIQRFVPLEGRAPLAGNTIGTDRMFLAKYMPRVDRWLHYRNVDVSSIKELARRWYPRAYIHAPAKDGGHRALADILESIRELAYYRQAVFVPEPGPTSDGARAAAAAVVSSFAPEV, encoded by the coding sequence ATGGTGGGTGCATCCGAGAACGACCGTCTGGTGTGGATCGACTGCGAGATGACCGGGCTCGATCTCGGCGTCGACGAACTGGTGGAGATCGCCGTCGTCGTCACCGATTTCGAGCTGCGACCGCTCGATGCGGGCTTCGACGTCGTGATCAGGCCGGACGATTCGGCGATGGCGAACATGAACGAATTCGTGACGAACATGCATCGTTCGTCGGGGCTGCTGGACGAGATCCCGCACGGCGTGAGCCTGGCGGATGCCGAGTTCCAGGTTCTGGAGTACATCCAGCGCTTCGTCCCGCTCGAGGGAAGGGCGCCGCTGGCGGGGAACACCATCGGCACCGACCGCATGTTCCTCGCCAAGTACATGCCGCGCGTCGACCGCTGGCTGCACTACCGGAACGTCGACGTGTCGAGCATCAAGGAGCTCGCGCGGCGGTGGTACCCCCGCGCGTACATCCACGCTCCGGCGAAGGACGGCGGCCACAGGGCGCTCGCCGACATCCTCGAATCCATCCGAGAACTCGCGTATTACCGCCAGGCGGTCTTCGTTCCCGAGCCCGGTCCGACGAGCGACGGCGCGCGCGCCGCAGCCGCTGCCGTCGTGTCGTCGTTTGCCCCAGAGGTGTGA
- a CDS encoding metallopeptidase family protein, with translation MMEMDAATFELLVTDELDALPDDMVEGLDNVVFVVEDRPEDGSLDLLGLYDGWALTERERYGVGELPDRIIVYREPHLAVCDDEDELRDEVHTTLVHEIAHFYGIDDDRLHELGWA, from the coding sequence ATGATGGAGATGGATGCCGCGACCTTCGAGTTACTCGTGACCGATGAGCTGGATGCACTCCCCGACGACATGGTGGAGGGCCTCGACAACGTCGTCTTCGTCGTCGAAGACCGCCCCGAGGACGGCAGCCTCGATCTGCTCGGGCTCTACGACGGCTGGGCGCTGACAGAGCGAGAGCGGTACGGAGTCGGCGAGCTGCCGGACCGCATCATCGTCTACCGCGAACCGCATCTGGCAGTCTGCGACGACGAGGACGAACTGCGTGATGAGGTGCACACGACTCTCGTGCACGAGATCGCCCATTTCTACGGGATCGACGACGACCGTCTGCACGAGCTGGGGTGGGCGTGA
- a CDS encoding thioesterase family protein: MTDTRDAAAALDGGGRRLHIPIHLRWGDLDAFNHVNNTSMLKLLEEARVRAFWLPEPGEDAPDTAVLDSSIFSGMLTLIARQEIEYLAPVPYQRHPLDVQMWFGKLGGSSIEVCYEVRSPVETGADGQTLYARATTVIVKVDAASGRPLRLSPEERAAWRPYIGEPIVYAHRH; the protein is encoded by the coding sequence GTGACTGACACCCGCGACGCGGCGGCCGCGCTCGACGGAGGCGGCCGCCGCCTGCACATCCCCATCCATCTGCGGTGGGGCGACCTCGACGCGTTCAACCACGTCAACAACACCTCCATGCTGAAGCTCCTCGAAGAGGCGCGCGTGAGGGCGTTCTGGCTGCCGGAACCGGGGGAGGACGCGCCCGACACGGCTGTGCTCGACTCCAGCATCTTCAGCGGCATGCTGACGCTCATCGCCCGCCAGGAGATCGAATACCTGGCGCCGGTGCCGTACCAGCGGCATCCGCTCGACGTGCAGATGTGGTTCGGCAAGCTCGGCGGCTCGAGCATCGAGGTCTGCTACGAGGTGCGAAGCCCCGTCGAGACGGGCGCCGATGGCCAGACTCTCTACGCGCGGGCCACGACGGTGATCGTGAAGGTGGACGCCGCTTCCGGCCGCCCCCTCCGGCTCAGTCCCGAGGAGCGGGCCGCCTGGCGACCGTACATCGGCGAGCCGATCGTCTACGCCCACCGGCACTGA
- the gatB gene encoding Asp-tRNA(Asn)/Glu-tRNA(Gln) amidotransferase subunit GatB: MAKDKLMDFDKALELFEPVLGFEVHVELNTETKMFSAAANPANSANHSAEPNTLVAPVDMGLPGALPVVNETAVRYSISLGLALGCSIAPSSRFARKNYFYPDLGKNYQISQYDEPIAFEGSVDIELADGEIITVPIERAHMEEDAGKLTHVGGSTGRIQGAEYSLVDYNRAGVPLVEIVTKPIFGAEHRAPEIARAYVATIRDIVISLGISEARMERGNLRCDANVSLRPRGQEKLGTRTETKNVNSMRSVERAVRYEIQRQAAILAAGGTITQETRHWHEDTGTTSPGRPKSDADDYRYFPEPDLLPVAPPVELIEELRAALPEPPAARRRRLKTEWGFTDLEFQDAANSGILPEIEATVAAGASPATARKWWTGEIARIAKVQGREASELATPADVAALQALVDAGTLTDKLARQVLEGVIAGEGSPQDVVDARGLAVVSDDGALIAAIDEALASQPDVLAKIRDGKVQAAGAVIGAVMKAMKGQADAARVRELVLERASATGS; encoded by the coding sequence ATGGCGAAGGACAAGCTGATGGACTTCGACAAGGCGCTCGAGCTGTTCGAGCCGGTGCTCGGGTTCGAAGTGCACGTCGAGCTGAATACCGAGACCAAAATGTTCTCGGCGGCAGCGAACCCCGCGAACTCCGCGAACCACAGTGCCGAGCCGAACACGCTCGTGGCACCGGTCGACATGGGCCTACCGGGCGCGCTCCCGGTGGTCAACGAGACCGCGGTGCGCTACTCGATCAGCCTGGGTCTCGCACTCGGCTGCTCGATCGCCCCGTCGAGCCGGTTCGCCCGGAAGAACTACTTCTATCCCGACCTCGGCAAGAACTACCAGATCTCGCAGTACGACGAGCCGATCGCCTTCGAGGGATCCGTCGACATCGAGCTCGCCGACGGCGAGATCATCACGGTGCCCATCGAGCGTGCGCACATGGAAGAGGACGCCGGCAAGCTGACGCACGTCGGCGGCTCCACCGGCCGCATCCAGGGCGCTGAGTACTCGCTCGTCGACTACAACCGTGCGGGTGTCCCGCTCGTCGAGATCGTCACCAAGCCGATCTTCGGGGCGGAGCACCGTGCCCCCGAGATCGCGAGGGCCTACGTCGCGACGATCCGCGACATCGTGATCTCGCTGGGTATCTCGGAGGCGCGCATGGAGCGCGGCAACCTCCGCTGTGACGCGAACGTCTCATTGCGCCCCCGCGGCCAGGAGAAGCTCGGCACGCGCACCGAGACGAAGAACGTCAACTCGATGCGGTCGGTGGAGCGCGCCGTGCGCTACGAGATCCAGCGCCAGGCCGCGATCCTCGCGGCGGGCGGCACGATCACCCAGGAGACCCGGCACTGGCACGAGGACACCGGCACCACGTCGCCCGGTCGTCCGAAGTCGGATGCCGATGATTACCGCTACTTCCCGGAGCCCGACCTGCTTCCGGTCGCGCCTCCGGTCGAGCTGATCGAAGAGCTCCGCGCGGCGCTTCCCGAACCGCCTGCCGCACGCCGTCGTCGCCTGAAGACCGAGTGGGGCTTCACCGACCTCGAGTTCCAGGACGCGGCGAACAGCGGCATCCTGCCCGAGATCGAGGCGACTGTCGCAGCCGGCGCGTCGCCGGCGACCGCTCGCAAGTGGTGGACCGGCGAGATCGCCCGCATCGCCAAGGTGCAGGGGCGTGAGGCGTCCGAGCTGGCGACTCCCGCCGACGTCGCTGCGCTCCAGGCGCTCGTCGATGCCGGCACGCTCACCGACAAGCTCGCGCGCCAGGTGCTCGAGGGCGTCATCGCCGGCGAGGGCTCCCCGCAGGATGTCGTCGATGCCCGAGGGCTCGCCGTGGTCTCGGACGACGGCGCCCTCATCGCAGCGATTGACGAGGCGCTCGCCTCGCAGCCCGACGTGCTCGCGAAGATCCGCGACGGCAAGGTGCAGGCGGCGGGGGCGGTCATCGGCGCCGTCATGAAGGCGATGAAGGGACAGGCGGATGCCGCACGCGTGCGTGAGCTGGTCCTCGAACGTGCGAGTGCGACCGGCTCGTAG
- a CDS encoding acyl-CoA thioesterase II, with amino-acid sequence MLSVIDLSASDARTTEDIFTGQSQSMPLGRVYGGQVLAQSIVAASRTIPDERIVHSMHGYFLRPGDSTKGITFSVDRIHDGRSFSTRRTQAYQEGVPIFSMIASFQDEDPGLDHHEPMPDGLPAPDDLPDVESHLQGLHPMSKRLFTDRPVDLRHIPAPIYVAADPERAPRQAVWMRVRRQIPDNPATHRAALAYLSDLTIQEPILRAHGVSWATPGLKVASLDHAMWWHRFGRVDEWMLYVQESPSARGGRGLATGRIYAADGTLLASVAQEIMVRVPDEAGVTG; translated from the coding sequence ATGCTGTCGGTGATCGACTTGAGCGCCTCGGATGCCCGCACCACCGAGGACATCTTCACCGGGCAGTCGCAGTCGATGCCCCTCGGCCGGGTGTACGGCGGCCAGGTGCTGGCGCAGTCGATCGTCGCGGCGTCGCGGACGATCCCCGATGAGCGGATCGTGCACTCCATGCACGGGTACTTCCTCCGCCCCGGCGACTCGACGAAGGGCATCACCTTCTCGGTCGACCGCATCCACGACGGGCGCTCCTTCTCGACGAGGCGCACCCAGGCGTACCAGGAGGGTGTGCCGATCTTCTCGATGATCGCCTCGTTCCAGGATGAGGATCCGGGCCTCGACCACCACGAGCCGATGCCCGACGGCCTGCCGGCACCCGACGATCTTCCGGATGTCGAATCGCACCTTCAGGGCCTGCACCCGATGTCGAAGCGTCTGTTCACCGACCGGCCGGTCGACCTCCGCCACATCCCCGCTCCCATCTACGTCGCGGCGGACCCCGAGCGCGCCCCGCGGCAGGCGGTCTGGATGCGCGTGCGACGACAGATCCCCGACAACCCCGCGACCCACCGGGCGGCGCTCGCCTACCTGAGCGACCTGACGATCCAGGAGCCGATCCTCCGCGCGCACGGCGTCTCGTGGGCGACACCCGGGCTCAAGGTCGCCAGCCTCGATCATGCGATGTGGTGGCACCGATTCGGCCGTGTGGACGAATGGATGCTGTACGTCCAGGAGTCGCCGAGCGCTCGCGGCGGCCGCGGCCTGGCGACCGGACGCATCTACGCCGCTGACGGCACGCTGCTCGCGAGCGTCGCGCAGGAGATCATGGTCCGCGTCCCCGACGAGGCCGGGGTCACCGGCTGA
- a CDS encoding DUF2017 family protein, translating into MSDRVVVMEITRLEAAHLAGLVGQFAELLRDSAPEDGDPALERLVPSAYSDDDDAAREFRALTQSDLLDRRAADASDVLASLQEAAMIPEDPEDPALLEQVEIRLEAATARAWLRTLAAVRLVLATRLGVVDEDDHDATDPRFGIYDWIGYRLDGLVNALDTDG; encoded by the coding sequence ATGAGCGATCGTGTCGTGGTGATGGAGATCACCCGTCTGGAGGCCGCGCATCTCGCCGGCCTGGTGGGTCAGTTCGCCGAGCTGCTGCGTGATTCCGCTCCCGAGGACGGCGATCCCGCTCTCGAGCGGCTCGTGCCCTCCGCCTACTCCGACGATGACGACGCCGCCAGGGAATTCCGCGCACTCACGCAGTCCGATCTGCTCGACCGGCGCGCCGCCGACGCATCCGACGTCCTCGCGTCGCTCCAGGAAGCGGCGATGATCCCCGAGGATCCCGAAGACCCGGCGCTGCTCGAACAGGTCGAGATCCGGCTCGAAGCTGCCACGGCACGCGCGTGGCTGCGCACTCTCGCGGCGGTCCGGCTGGTCCTCGCCACGCGTCTCGGAGTGGTGGACGAGGACGATCACGACGCCACCGATCCGCGCTTCGGCATCTACGACTGGATCGGCTACCGGCTGGACGGCCTCGTCAACGCCCTCGACACCGACGGCTGA
- a CDS encoding PLP-dependent aminotransferase family protein, which produces MDSRVSARALAASLGGWRTREPAYEALADGIRLLCLDNRLAPRTALPAERELASVLHVSRSTVAAAYRSLRDTAHIASLRGSGSVTLPLGRRDPGRVDAVDGMIDLQQASPPAWPGLAGIMAETAASASSLVSRVGYDVLGRIELREAIARRYTDRGVPTHPDEVLVTTGAQSAIHLVSSVLIGRGDRVLVETPTYPHAADAIRRGGARLVGIPVTTVDGWDVDRAEQAFARTLPVMAYLMPDFQNPTGRSMTTQERQAMLVAGERSGSVLVLDETTADLDIDRGPLMPGFEPSEPGTVVRLGSLGKTVWGGLRLGWVRADGELIRRLVAARPAHDLGTPEFEQAIATRLLSRFDEIVTQRSQLLRSGRDALVAALHAAVPSWDIPAVHGGVSLWIELGAPLSSALVMQARSRGLLLGAGPRFSVEGGHERHLRVPFTAPPDEMVRASHVLAEAWDAVRAGAPSSIAEGADAVI; this is translated from the coding sequence ATGGATTCTCGGGTCTCAGCGCGCGCCCTGGCGGCATCTCTCGGCGGATGGCGCACGAGAGAGCCCGCGTACGAGGCGTTGGCAGACGGCATCCGCCTGTTGTGCCTCGACAACCGGCTCGCGCCACGCACGGCGCTTCCTGCCGAACGGGAGTTGGCGAGTGTGCTCCATGTCAGTCGCAGCACCGTCGCGGCCGCGTATCGCAGTCTCCGCGACACCGCCCACATAGCCAGCCTGCGGGGATCGGGCAGCGTCACCCTGCCACTCGGACGCCGGGATCCGGGCCGCGTCGACGCGGTGGACGGCATGATCGATCTGCAGCAGGCCAGCCCACCCGCGTGGCCCGGGCTGGCGGGCATCATGGCGGAGACAGCGGCGAGCGCCTCGTCCCTGGTGTCGCGCGTCGGATACGACGTGCTCGGACGTATCGAGCTCCGTGAGGCCATCGCACGCCGCTACACGGACCGCGGCGTACCGACGCACCCGGATGAAGTGCTGGTGACGACGGGGGCGCAGAGCGCGATCCATCTCGTCTCGTCGGTGCTCATCGGGCGGGGCGATCGGGTGCTCGTGGAGACTCCGACCTATCCGCACGCGGCGGACGCGATCCGACGCGGAGGCGCGCGGCTCGTCGGGATCCCGGTGACGACGGTTGACGGGTGGGACGTCGACCGCGCAGAGCAGGCGTTCGCGCGCACGCTCCCCGTCATGGCCTACCTCATGCCCGACTTCCAGAATCCGACCGGGCGCAGCATGACCACCCAGGAACGGCAGGCGATGCTCGTCGCGGGCGAGCGCTCGGGCTCCGTGCTGGTGCTCGACGAGACGACGGCCGATCTCGACATCGATCGCGGGCCTCTGATGCCGGGATTCGAGCCTTCGGAGCCCGGGACGGTCGTGCGCCTGGGATCGCTCGGCAAGACGGTGTGGGGCGGGCTGCGGCTCGGCTGGGTGCGCGCCGACGGCGAGCTCATCCGCAGGCTCGTGGCGGCGCGGCCGGCGCACGATCTGGGGACGCCGGAGTTCGAGCAGGCGATCGCGACGCGCCTCCTGAGCCGCTTCGACGAGATCGTGACGCAGCGCTCGCAGCTGCTGCGATCCGGGCGCGACGCGCTCGTGGCCGCGCTGCACGCGGCCGTGCCGTCGTGGGACATCCCCGCCGTCCACGGGGGAGTGTCGCTGTGGATCGAACTCGGTGCGCCGCTCAGCTCGGCACTGGTCATGCAGGCACGCTCCCGCGGCCTGCTCCTCGGCGCCGGGCCGCGATTCTCGGTCGAGGGTGGCCATGAACGTCACCTGCGGGTGCCCTTCACCGCCCCGCCGGATGAGATGGTGCGCGCCTCGCACGTGCTCGCCGAGGCATGGGATGCAGTCAGGGCCGGTGCCCCGTCGTCGATCGCGGAGGGAGCCGACGCAGTCATCTGA
- the clpS gene encoding ATP-dependent Clp protease adapter ClpS: MTPVALPSTDHDVDLAAHVDPARPWQTVVWDDPVNLMSYVTHVFREYFGLARAEAERLMLAVHNEGHAVVAQGPREQMELHAQAMHDYGLWATVRQEPA, from the coding sequence ATGACACCCGTCGCCCTCCCCTCCACCGATCACGACGTCGATCTCGCAGCCCACGTCGACCCGGCGCGCCCCTGGCAGACCGTCGTCTGGGACGATCCGGTCAACCTGATGAGCTATGTCACACACGTCTTCCGCGAGTACTTCGGGCTCGCGCGCGCCGAGGCGGAGCGCCTCATGCTCGCCGTGCACAACGAGGGCCACGCGGTCGTCGCGCAGGGGCCGCGGGAGCAGATGGAGCTGCACGCTCAGGCGATGCACGACTACGGCCTGTGGGCGACCGTTCGGCAGGAGCCCGCATGA
- a CDS encoding methyltransferase — protein sequence MSTTETHHPLWVAYGASGVAGSIRKDDDGYTVTMAGADHSAGTYPTMEIAKSALHSRMAPGSDWPLFREH from the coding sequence ATGAGCACCACAGAGACGCACCACCCGCTCTGGGTCGCCTATGGCGCATCAGGTGTGGCCGGCAGCATCCGCAAGGACGACGACGGCTACACGGTGACGATGGCCGGGGCCGATCACTCGGCGGGCACATATCCGACCATGGAGATCGCGAAGAGCGCGCTGCATTCGCGGATGGCCCCGGGAAGCGACTGGCCGCTGTTCCGCGAGCACTGA
- the ettA gene encoding energy-dependent translational throttle protein EttA, with translation MAEYIYSMVRARKAVGDKLILDDVTMAFLPGAKIGMVGPNGAGKSTILKIMAGLDTPSNGEAKLSPGFSVGILMQEPELDETKTVLENIQDGIAIKAKVDRFNEISGLMADPDADFDALLAEMGVLQEEIDAADAWDLDSQLEQAMDALRTPPGDAEIGPLSGGEKRRVALTKLLLQKPDLLLLDEPTNHLDAESVLWLEQHLQKYPGAVIAITHDRYFLDNVAEWIAEVDRGRLIGYEGNYSTYLEKKGERLAIQGKKDAKLAKRLSEELDWVRSNAKGRQAKSKARLARYEEMAAEADRTRKLDFEEISIPPGPRLGSIVIEAKKLQKGFDGRSLIDGLSFSLPPNGIVGVIGPNGVGKTTLFKTIVGLEPLDGGDLKIGETVKISYVDQSRSNIDPSKTLWEVVSDGLDIITVGKTEIPSRAYVSKFGFKGPDQQKKAGVLSGGERNRLNLALTLKEGGNLLLLDEPTNDLDVETLQSLENALLEFPGCAVVITHDRWFLDRIATHILAYEGTDEDPDKWYWFEGNFEAYEENKIERLGADAARPHRTAYRKLTRD, from the coding sequence ATGGCTGAGTACATCTACTCCATGGTCCGCGCCCGTAAGGCCGTCGGCGACAAGCTGATCCTGGATGACGTCACGATGGCGTTCCTTCCCGGCGCGAAGATCGGCATGGTCGGTCCGAACGGCGCCGGAAAGTCCACGATCCTCAAGATCATGGCCGGCCTCGACACGCCGTCGAACGGCGAGGCGAAGCTGAGCCCCGGCTTCAGCGTGGGCATCCTCATGCAGGAGCCCGAGCTCGATGAGACGAAGACCGTGCTGGAGAACATCCAGGACGGCATCGCGATCAAGGCGAAGGTCGACCGCTTCAACGAGATCTCCGGCCTGATGGCCGACCCCGATGCCGACTTCGATGCGCTCCTGGCCGAGATGGGCGTGCTGCAGGAGGAGATCGACGCCGCCGACGCGTGGGACCTCGACTCCCAGCTCGAGCAGGCGATGGATGCTCTGCGCACCCCCCCGGGTGATGCTGAGATCGGCCCCCTGTCGGGCGGCGAGAAGCGCCGCGTCGCGCTCACCAAGCTGCTGCTCCAGAAGCCCGACCTGCTGCTGCTCGACGAGCCCACCAACCACCTCGACGCCGAGAGCGTGCTGTGGCTCGAGCAGCACCTCCAGAAGTACCCCGGCGCCGTCATCGCGATCACCCACGACCGGTACTTCCTGGACAACGTCGCCGAGTGGATCGCCGAGGTCGACCGCGGCCGTCTGATCGGCTACGAGGGCAACTACTCGACGTACCTCGAGAAGAAGGGCGAGCGTCTCGCGATCCAGGGCAAGAAGGACGCGAAGCTCGCCAAGCGTCTCTCCGAGGAATTGGACTGGGTGCGCTCGAACGCGAAGGGGCGCCAGGCCAAGTCCAAGGCGCGCCTGGCGCGCTACGAGGAGATGGCGGCCGAGGCCGACCGCACGCGGAAGCTCGACTTCGAGGAGATCTCGATCCCGCCCGGGCCGCGCCTGGGCAGCATCGTCATCGAGGCGAAGAAGCTCCAGAAGGGCTTCGACGGCCGCTCGCTCATCGACGGGCTGAGCTTCAGCCTGCCGCCCAACGGCATCGTCGGCGTCATCGGCCCGAACGGCGTCGGAAAGACGACCCTGTTCAAGACGATCGTCGGCCTCGAGCCGCTCGACGGCGGAGACCTCAAGATCGGCGAGACGGTCAAGATCAGCTACGTCGACCAGTCTCGCTCGAACATCGACCCCAGCAAGACGCTGTGGGAGGTGGTGTCGGACGGGCTCGACATCATCACGGTCGGCAAGACCGAGATCCCGTCCCGCGCCTACGTGTCGAAGTTCGGCTTCAAGGGTCCCGACCAGCAGAAGAAGGCCGGCGTGCTGTCGGGCGGTGAGCGCAACCGCCTGAACCTCGCCCTGACGCTCAAAGAGGGCGGAAACCTCCTGCTCCTCGACGAGCCGACCAACGACCTCGACGTCGAGACCCTGCAGTCGCTCGAGAACGCGCTGCTCGAGTTCCCCGGCTGCGCCGTGGTCATCACGCACGACAGGTGGTTCCTCGACCGCATCGCGACGCACATCCTCGCCTACGAGGGCACCGACGAGGACCCCGACAAGTGGTACTGGTTCGAGGGCAACTTCGAGGCGTACGAGGAGAACAAGATCGAGCGCCTGGGTGCGGACGCCGCGCGGCCGCACCGCACCGCCTACCGCAAGCTCACGCGTGACTGA
- a CDS encoding DNA polymerase IV: protein MGRGDGSGRLVSPENADDTGAGILHVDMDAFYASVEQLDDPSLRGKAIIIGAPESRSVVSSASYEARRFGVRSAMPVGQALRLCPTAIVVPPHFERYVEMSSQVMRIFRDVTPLVEPLSIDEAFLDVRGARRLWGSPGRIAHMLRQRVLDETGLTCSIGAAATKHVAKMASTISKPDGLLIIAEADTAAFLAPRSVRALWGVGPKASEALENRGIRTIADVLEAPRDLLDRALGPAMGDRVWHLARGIDAREVDTRRVEKSVGHEETFHDDIADTAILRSELRRLADRVGARLRGNGWEASTVAIKVRFADFTTISRSQTLMEPTAVGQRIGDAALELFGSLERALPVRLIGVRAEKLRASGAAAPTLWDDDEGWRRIEDALDGATVKFGRGAVTRATLLGTRGGGTIPTSPPAPRLDQG, encoded by the coding sequence ATGGGGCGTGGTGACGGATCCGGGCGTCTCGTCTCGCCCGAGAACGCCGACGACACCGGCGCCGGCATCCTACATGTCGACATGGATGCGTTCTACGCGTCGGTCGAGCAACTCGACGACCCGTCGCTGCGGGGCAAGGCGATCATCATCGGCGCCCCCGAGAGCCGGTCCGTCGTGTCCAGCGCCTCGTATGAGGCGCGTCGCTTCGGCGTGCGATCGGCGATGCCGGTCGGCCAGGCGCTCCGGCTGTGCCCGACGGCGATCGTCGTCCCTCCCCATTTCGAGCGGTACGTCGAGATGTCGTCGCAGGTGATGCGGATCTTCCGCGACGTCACGCCGCTCGTCGAGCCGCTGTCGATCGACGAGGCGTTCCTCGACGTTCGCGGGGCGCGCCGGCTGTGGGGGAGCCCCGGGCGGATCGCGCACATGCTCCGCCAGCGAGTGCTCGATGAGACGGGGCTCACCTGCAGCATCGGAGCCGCCGCGACGAAGCACGTCGCGAAGATGGCCTCCACCATCAGCAAGCCCGACGGGCTCCTCATCATCGCGGAGGCCGACACGGCGGCGTTCCTCGCCCCGAGGTCGGTGCGCGCGCTGTGGGGCGTCGGTCCGAAGGCCTCGGAGGCGCTCGAGAACCGTGGCATCCGCACCATCGCCGACGTGCTCGAGGCGCCTCGAGATCTCCTCGATCGTGCGCTGGGCCCAGCGATGGGCGACCGCGTGTGGCATTTGGCGCGAGGCATCGATGCCCGCGAGGTGGACACCCGCCGCGTCGAGAAGAGCGTGGGCCACGAGGAGACGTTCCACGACGACATCGCAGACACGGCGATCCTGCGTTCCGAGCTGCGCCGTCTGGCCGACCGGGTGGGCGCGCGGCTGCGTGGCAACGGCTGGGAGGCGTCGACCGTGGCGATCAAGGTGCGCTTCGCCGACTTCACGACGATCTCCCGCTCCCAGACGCTCATGGAGCCGACGGCCGTGGGCCAGCGGATCGGGGACGCCGCCCTCGAGCTCTTCGGCTCGCTCGAGCGCGCGCTCCCCGTGCGGCTGATCGGCGTCCGCGCGGAGAAGCTGCGCGCCTCCGGCGCCGCCGCGCCGACGCTGTGGGACGACGACGAGGGATGGCGGCGCATCGAGGATGCTCTCGACGGGGCGACGGTGAAGTTCGGCCGTGGTGCCGTCACACGCGCCACGCTGCTCGGCACGCGCGGCGGCGGCACCATCCCGACGAGTCCGCCCGCGCCGCGCCTGGACCAGGGCTGA
- the ssb gene encoding single-stranded DNA-binding protein, with protein sequence MSDRGDTITITGNVATPPELKRTPAGVVITTFRVARTLRRYDRDTGVWSDVGTNFYTVSAYRTLAEHAHHSLHKGDRVILTGHLRVRDWDNGTRKGTAVEIDADAIGHDLRWGTTTFVKNSRGATIDAARGPAQGAEEDAWAAPGVDSASSGTEGQDAHPALVGAGSASPSAADGDETPF encoded by the coding sequence ATGAGCGACAGAGGCGACACGATCACGATCACCGGGAATGTGGCCACACCACCTGAGCTGAAGCGGACGCCGGCGGGTGTGGTGATCACGACGTTCCGCGTCGCGAGAACCCTGAGGCGCTACGACCGTGATACCGGCGTGTGGTCGGACGTGGGCACGAACTTCTATACGGTGTCGGCGTACCGCACGCTCGCGGAGCACGCCCACCACTCGCTCCACAAGGGCGACCGAGTCATCCTGACCGGCCACCTGCGCGTGCGCGACTGGGACAACGGCACCCGCAAGGGGACGGCGGTGGAGATCGATGCCGATGCGATCGGCCACGATCTCCGGTGGGGGACGACCACATTCGTGAAGAACTCGCGAGGCGCGACGATCGATGCCGCACGCGGCCCGGCGCAGGGGGCGGAGGAGGACGCGTGGGCGGCGCCCGGCGTCGACTCCGCTTCGTCAGGCACCGAGGGGCAGGACGCGCATCCTGCGCTCGTCGGGGCAGGATCCGCTTCCCCTTCGGCGGCCGACGGCGACGAGACACCCTTCTGA